One Thalassospira marina DNA window includes the following coding sequences:
- a CDS encoding amino acid ABC transporter substrate-binding protein, which translates to MKMKTILAAGAMSVAAIAANNAHAGAVLDGIKAKGFVQCGVNTGLPGFSAANAEGKWEGLDVDVCRAAAAALLGDAEKVQYTPMTAAQRFTALQSGEIDILSRNTTWTLTRDAKLGLTFGGVNYYDGQGFLVPKSLGVTHATELDGATVCVEPGTTTELNLADYFRAKGMSFEPVVIENINETTAAFFAGRCDVYTTDASGLASVRQTMAPNPDDYVILPEIISKEPLGPAVAQGDDQWADLVRWSLMAMIEAEELGVNSGNVDDMKKSENPGIQRLLGVSPGMGEALGVDEEWAYRIIKQVGNYGESYKANVTAKLGLERGLNALWTDGGLQYAIPVR; encoded by the coding sequence ATGAAAATGAAAACGATCCTGGCCGCTGGCGCAATGTCTGTTGCCGCCATTGCCGCAAACAACGCCCACGCTGGCGCTGTGCTTGATGGCATCAAGGCCAAAGGTTTCGTTCAGTGCGGCGTGAATACCGGTCTGCCGGGTTTCTCTGCTGCAAATGCGGAAGGCAAATGGGAAGGCCTTGACGTTGATGTTTGCCGCGCAGCGGCAGCAGCACTTCTGGGTGATGCCGAAAAAGTTCAGTACACCCCGATGACCGCTGCACAGCGCTTCACCGCTCTGCAGTCTGGTGAAATTGACATTCTGTCGCGTAACACCACCTGGACCCTGACCCGCGATGCGAAACTGGGTCTGACCTTCGGTGGCGTTAACTACTATGACGGCCAGGGCTTCCTGGTCCCGAAATCTCTTGGTGTGACCCACGCAACCGAACTGGACGGTGCAACCGTCTGCGTCGAGCCGGGCACCACCACCGAACTCAACCTGGCTGACTATTTCCGCGCCAAGGGCATGAGCTTCGAGCCGGTCGTTATCGAAAACATCAACGAAACCACGGCAGCATTCTTTGCTGGTCGTTGTGACGTTTACACCACCGATGCTTCCGGTCTTGCATCTGTCCGTCAGACCATGGCTCCGAACCCGGATGACTATGTGATCCTGCCGGAAATCATCTCCAAAGAACCGCTTGGACCGGCTGTCGCACAGGGTGACGATCAGTGGGCCGACCTGGTTCGCTGGTCGCTGATGGCGATGATTGAAGCCGAAGAACTCGGCGTCAACAGCGGAAACGTTGACGATATGAAGAAGAGCGAAAACCCCGGCATCCAGCGTCTTCTGGGCGTTTCCCCGGGCATGGGTGAAGCTCTTGGTGTTGACGAAGAATGGGCTTACCGCATCATCAAACAGGTTGGCAACTATGGCGAAAGCTACAAAGCCAACGTAACCGCAAAGCTGGGCCTGGAACGTGGTCTGAACGCTTTGTGGACTGACGGTGGTCTGCAGTACGCTATTCCGGTCCGTTAA
- a CDS encoding acetoacetate--CoA ligase encodes MTDILWQPSPERIKNANVTRFREWLNNRNDLQLENFVDLYDWSVSDMETFWPAFIEYAGLKAEKWGDTVLENPHQMPGAKFFPEARLNFAENLLRRDDHSDALVFWGEDKVKTRLSWCDLNIAVSKFSQALRAQGVGKGDRVCGYMPNMPETVIAMLGTAAIGATWSSASPDFGVQGVEDRFGQIEPKVMITVDGYYYNGKSHDIREKVKDVVDRIPSIETVVIVKYAFDGENTTGIRGAVSYGDYTGRYDAEKIEFEQVEFNHPLYVMFSSGTTGKPKCIVHGTGGTLLKQVSEHLMHCDVAPGDRVFYFTTCGWMMWNWLMGGLAAEATLLLYDGSPFYPSGNILFDYADAEGMTLFGTSAKYIDALAKAELKPRETHDLSTVRAMTSTGSPLAPESFDYVYRDIKEDIHLASISGGTDILGCFVLASPVLPVRRGVIQTRALGVAVNVYDDEAKPVRNQKGELVCTAPFPSMPVGFWNDPDGQRYHDAYFDRFPNTWCHGDYVELDDDGGMVIYGRSDATLNPGGVRIGTAEIYRQVEMLPEIQESIVIGQEWDNDVRVVLFVVLTPGTTLDDALADRIRKQIRNNCTPRHVPAKIVAVDDIPRTKSGKITELAVRDVVHGRAVKNQEALANPEALDLYADLEILQS; translated from the coding sequence ATGACGGACATTCTTTGGCAACCAAGCCCGGAACGCATAAAAAACGCCAACGTTACGCGCTTTCGTGAATGGCTTAACAACCGCAACGACCTGCAGTTGGAAAATTTCGTCGATCTGTATGACTGGTCCGTCAGCGATATGGAAACCTTCTGGCCAGCATTCATCGAATATGCCGGGTTGAAGGCCGAAAAATGGGGCGACACGGTGCTGGAAAACCCGCACCAGATGCCTGGCGCCAAATTTTTCCCCGAAGCACGGCTGAACTTTGCCGAAAACCTGCTGCGCCGCGATGACCACAGTGATGCGCTGGTTTTCTGGGGCGAAGACAAGGTTAAAACCCGCCTTTCCTGGTGCGATTTGAATATTGCCGTATCAAAATTTTCACAGGCCCTGCGCGCCCAGGGCGTGGGCAAAGGCGACCGCGTGTGCGGCTATATGCCCAACATGCCTGAAACCGTAATTGCGATGCTCGGTACGGCCGCCATTGGTGCCACATGGTCATCCGCCTCGCCCGATTTTGGCGTACAGGGCGTTGAAGACCGCTTTGGGCAGATCGAACCCAAAGTCATGATCACGGTTGATGGCTACTATTATAATGGCAAAAGCCACGATATTCGCGAAAAGGTAAAGGATGTCGTTGACCGCATCCCCAGCATTGAAACCGTTGTGATCGTCAAATATGCCTTTGACGGTGAAAACACCACCGGCATTCGCGGCGCCGTTTCGTATGGCGACTATACCGGTCGCTATGACGCCGAAAAAATCGAATTCGAACAGGTGGAATTTAACCACCCCCTTTATGTGATGTTTTCATCGGGCACCACGGGCAAACCGAAATGCATTGTGCATGGCACCGGCGGCACGCTGTTAAAGCAGGTTTCCGAACATTTGATGCATTGCGACGTCGCGCCGGGTGACCGGGTATTTTATTTCACCACCTGCGGCTGGATGATGTGGAACTGGCTGATGGGCGGCCTGGCGGCTGAAGCAACCCTGCTGCTTTATGACGGATCCCCCTTCTATCCCAGTGGCAATATCCTGTTTGATTATGCCGATGCCGAAGGCATGACCCTGTTTGGCACATCGGCAAAATATATCGACGCCCTTGCCAAGGCCGAATTGAAACCGCGCGAAACCCACGATTTGTCAACGGTGCGCGCCATGACATCGACCGGCTCGCCCCTGGCGCCCGAAAGCTTTGATTATGTCTATCGTGATATCAAAGAAGACATCCATCTGGCGTCGATATCCGGTGGCACCGATATTCTCGGCTGTTTTGTACTGGCAAGCCCGGTCCTGCCGGTACGCCGCGGCGTCATCCAGACCCGCGCCCTTGGCGTTGCAGTCAATGTGTATGACGATGAAGCAAAACCGGTGCGCAATCAGAAGGGTGAGCTGGTTTGTACTGCCCCCTTCCCCTCCATGCCGGTTGGCTTCTGGAATGACCCGGATGGGCAGCGCTACCACGATGCCTATTTTGATCGCTTCCCCAACACATGGTGCCATGGCGATTATGTAGAGCTTGATGATGATGGCGGCATGGTGATTTATGGCCGTTCCGACGCCACACTGAACCCAGGTGGCGTGCGCATCGGTACAGCGGAAATTTACCGCCAGGTCGAGATGCTGCCTGAAATCCAGGAATCCATCGTTATCGGCCAGGAATGGGACAACGACGTTCGTGTGGTGCTGTTTGTGGTGCTGACACCGGGCACCACACTTGATGACGCGCTGGCAGACCGTATCCGCAAGCAGATCCGCAATAACTGCACGCCACGCCACGTCCCGGCCAAGATTGTTGCGGTCGATGATATCCCGCGTACCAAATCGGGCAAAATCACGGAATTGGCTGTGCGTGATGTGGTGCATGGACGGGCGGTAAAGAATCAGGAAGCACTGGCCAATCCCGAAGCGCTGGACCTGTATGCCGACCTGGAAATTCTGCAGAGCTGA
- the moaB gene encoding molybdenum cofactor biosynthesis protein B → MPGKIDPSLPFKPVNIAVLTVSDTRSFATDTSGDILVQRAEKAGHTVIDRKILPDEFDQLVAQLKAWSEDPSVDAIISTGGTGVTGRDVTTEAHQAVYEKEIPGFGELFRWLSYAKIGTSTIQSRAVAGVANGTYMFALPGSNGACKDAWDDILVYQLDFRHRPCNFVELMPRLLEK, encoded by the coding sequence ATGCCGGGAAAGATTGATCCTTCCTTGCCTTTCAAGCCAGTCAATATCGCCGTGTTGACCGTGAGCGACACGCGCAGCTTTGCGACCGATACGTCGGGCGATATTCTGGTGCAGCGCGCCGAAAAGGCGGGGCATACGGTTATTGACCGTAAAATATTGCCTGACGAGTTTGACCAGCTGGTTGCCCAGTTAAAAGCCTGGTCGGAAGACCCCAGTGTTGATGCGATCATTTCAACCGGTGGAACGGGGGTTACGGGGCGCGATGTCACGACCGAGGCGCACCAGGCCGTTTATGAAAAGGAAATTCCCGGTTTTGGTGAGCTGTTTCGCTGGTTGTCCTACGCCAAAATTGGCACATCGACGATCCAGTCGCGCGCTGTGGCAGGGGTTGCGAACGGCACATATATGTTTGCGCTGCCAGGCTCAAACGGGGCATGCAAGGATGCGTGGGACGATATCCTTGTCTATCAGCTCGATTTCCGGCATCGCCCGTGCAATTTCGTCGAGCTGATGCCGCGCCTGTTGGAAAAGTAA
- a CDS encoding sulfite exporter TauE/SafE family protein, with amino-acid sequence MDIISDPFFYVVAIPAVLIAGVSKSGFGGGLGVVSVPLIALAVSPQVAAAIMLPILCLMDLANVWAYRKNWDRRNMMILIPAALIGILVGSLSFNYLSEEAVKILIALIAIGFTLDRWLRRKSAGDQPKKAKWLPGTFWGAISGFTSFVAHSGGPPISVFLLPQRLDKTVFVGTTVMFFIVVNYVKLIPYWLLGQFNGANLETAAVLAPVAIAGTWLGLWAHDKINEVLFYRVCYVLLLVTGLKLLWDGLSHFGML; translated from the coding sequence ATGGATATAATCAGCGATCCGTTTTTTTATGTCGTGGCGATCCCGGCCGTATTGATTGCCGGGGTGTCAAAAAGCGGTTTTGGCGGCGGGCTTGGCGTTGTTTCCGTGCCGTTAATTGCGCTTGCAGTGTCGCCGCAAGTTGCGGCCGCCATTATGTTGCCGATCCTGTGTCTGATGGATTTGGCCAATGTCTGGGCGTATCGCAAAAATTGGGATCGTCGCAACATGATGATCCTGATCCCGGCTGCCCTGATTGGCATTCTCGTCGGTTCATTATCGTTTAACTATCTAAGCGAGGAAGCCGTTAAAATCCTGATCGCGCTTATTGCGATCGGCTTTACGCTTGATCGCTGGTTGCGACGTAAATCGGCGGGGGACCAACCCAAAAAAGCCAAATGGCTGCCTGGTACGTTTTGGGGGGCTATTTCGGGCTTTACCAGTTTCGTTGCCCATTCGGGTGGGCCGCCGATATCCGTGTTTTTGCTGCCGCAGCGGTTGGATAAAACGGTGTTTGTTGGCACAACCGTTATGTTCTTCATCGTTGTGAATTACGTAAAGCTTATTCCATACTGGCTGCTTGGCCAGTTTAACGGGGCGAACCTTGAAACAGCTGCTGTTTTGGCGCCGGTTGCAATTGCTGGCACCTGGCTGGGGCTTTGGGCGCATGACAAAATCAACGAGGTTCTGTTTTACCGCGTTTGTTATGTGCTGTTGCTGGTGACGGGACTGAAACTGTTGTGGGATGGACTATCGCATTTCGGAATGCTGTAG